The Pseudoalteromonas spongiae UST010723-006 genome window below encodes:
- a CDS encoding trypsin-like serine protease, which produces MKTLLSVIALTGMTNVLVAQELPFKLKQTMDSVRIVGGEPTPLGERPWMASMQFNQQHFCGASIINKDWVLTAAHCVESVKKSELGNMSIRYNFIDQVSDQGLSVNIENIYIHPEYLAGKSTDVALIKLASPVTDIEYLTLATDADADQIQSGTEAIVSGWGATASGGDVSTQLLKVKVPLVSNEVCNSEAAYNGKIAATEICAGFATGGKDSCQGDSGGPLVIAGSNGPLQVGVVSWGDGCALPNKYGVYARVTSFNAWFDDVITNPDNHTGIGEGEQEPGEPESPGESVGQLLTDLNAESDQFVAFEIEVPEDAKLLWIDTRGGEGDVDLVLHGEDKQGEKFYSAMEGNDEHILIQFPESGVWTLKLHAYETFKDVELAVVVR; this is translated from the coding sequence ATGAAAACACTACTTTCAGTAATCGCCTTAACTGGCATGACAAATGTTCTTGTTGCTCAGGAACTTCCGTTTAAACTAAAACAAACAATGGATTCCGTTCGCATTGTCGGTGGCGAGCCGACACCTCTCGGAGAGCGCCCTTGGATGGCATCAATGCAATTTAATCAGCAACACTTTTGTGGCGCATCGATTATCAACAAGGACTGGGTGCTTACCGCAGCTCACTGTGTAGAATCAGTCAAAAAGTCTGAACTTGGTAATATGTCAATTCGCTATAACTTTATTGACCAAGTAAGCGACCAAGGGCTAAGCGTGAATATTGAGAATATTTACATTCACCCAGAATACCTTGCCGGTAAATCGACAGACGTTGCCCTGATCAAACTTGCATCACCTGTTACCGATATAGAATATTTAACACTTGCAACAGATGCTGACGCAGACCAAATTCAATCAGGCACAGAAGCGATCGTGTCTGGCTGGGGGGCAACTGCAAGCGGAGGTGATGTATCAACTCAACTACTTAAAGTAAAAGTACCGCTTGTCAGCAACGAAGTGTGTAATAGTGAAGCTGCATATAACGGTAAAATCGCAGCGACAGAAATTTGCGCTGGTTTTGCAACCGGTGGAAAAGATTCGTGCCAAGGCGATAGTGGTGGTCCACTTGTAATCGCAGGTAGTAACGGCCCATTGCAAGTGGGTGTTGTAAGCTGGGGCGACGGTTGTGCATTACCAAATAAATACGGTGTCTACGCTCGTGTAACTAGTTTTAATGCATGGTTTGATGATGTTATAACCAACCCAGACAACCACACAGGTATTGGTGAAGGCGAGCAAGAGCCAGGAGAGCCTGAAAGCCCGGGCGAATCAGTAGGCCAATTACTTACTGATTTGAATGCTGAGTCAGACCAGTTTGTTGCCTTTGAGATTGAAGTACCAGAAGATGCTAAACTACTTTGGATCGACACTCGCGGTGGTGAAGGCGACGTAGATTTAGTACTTCATGGTGAAGATAAACAAGGTGAGAAATTCTACTCTGCAATGGAAGGGAATGATGAACATATTCTCATACAGTTCCCAGAGTCAGGGGTTTGGACATTGAAATTGCACGCGTACGAAACATTTAAAGACGTAGAATTAGCGGTAGTTGTTCGTTAA